The Agromyces hippuratus genome has a window encoding:
- a CDS encoding MFS transporter: MSTSTAATAAPATPANPRSRVILASLIGTTIEFYDFYVYATAAVLVFPHLFFPTGDATTALLASFAVFGAAMVARPLGAVIFGHLGDKHGRKATLVGALLTMGIATFLIGLLPTYAMVGWLAPLLLVVLRIAQGFALGGEWSGAALVATENAPKGKRAWYGTFPQLGAPIGFIIANGLFLIIAAALPSDDPTMPSQAFLDWGWRIPFLFSVVMVIVGLWVRLRLVESATFSKASKEGKLKKLPLGEVFKHHWKQLILGTFFMLATYVLFYLMTTFSLSYGRAPVEGAEGVLPGLGYSYNTFVLMLIGGVVFFGIFTLLSGPWADRWGRRKTLIWVTLAIIVFGLLWVPLLGAGFWGVMLWLVVGFSLMGMTFGPMGALLPELFPTNVRYTGSGISYNVSSILGAAVAPFIAVALWGAGGGSPFWVGIYLSVMAVLTLIALLVSKETKDVDMDA, from the coding sequence CAACCCCCGCGAATCCTCGCAGCCGCGTCATCCTCGCGAGCCTCATCGGCACGACGATCGAGTTCTACGACTTCTACGTCTACGCGACCGCCGCCGTGCTCGTGTTCCCGCACCTCTTCTTCCCGACGGGCGACGCGACGACCGCGCTGCTCGCCTCGTTCGCCGTCTTCGGCGCCGCGATGGTCGCCCGCCCGCTCGGTGCGGTCATCTTCGGCCACCTCGGCGACAAGCACGGTCGCAAGGCCACCCTCGTCGGCGCGCTGCTCACGATGGGCATCGCGACGTTCCTCATCGGCCTGCTGCCGACCTACGCGATGGTGGGCTGGCTCGCTCCGCTCCTGCTCGTCGTGCTCCGCATCGCGCAGGGCTTCGCGCTCGGCGGCGAGTGGTCGGGTGCCGCGCTCGTCGCGACCGAGAACGCGCCGAAGGGCAAGCGAGCCTGGTACGGCACGTTCCCGCAGCTCGGCGCGCCCATCGGCTTCATCATCGCCAACGGCCTGTTCCTCATCATCGCGGCGGCACTGCCGTCCGATGATCCGACGATGCCGTCGCAGGCCTTCCTCGACTGGGGCTGGCGCATCCCGTTCCTGTTCTCGGTCGTCATGGTGATCGTCGGCCTCTGGGTGCGCCTGCGCCTCGTCGAGTCGGCCACCTTCTCGAAGGCGTCGAAGGAGGGCAAGCTCAAGAAGCTCCCGCTCGGCGAGGTCTTCAAGCACCACTGGAAGCAGCTCATCCTCGGCACCTTCTTCATGCTCGCGACCTACGTGCTCTTCTACCTGATGACCACGTTCTCGCTCAGCTACGGCCGCGCGCCCGTCGAAGGCGCGGAGGGCGTGCTGCCCGGGCTCGGCTACTCGTACAACACCTTCGTGCTGATGCTCATCGGCGGTGTCGTCTTCTTCGGCATCTTCACCCTGCTCTCCGGCCCGTGGGCCGACAGGTGGGGCCGCCGCAAGACGCTCATCTGGGTGACGCTCGCGATCATCGTGTTCGGCCTGCTGTGGGTGCCGCTCCTCGGCGCCGGGTTCTGGGGCGTCATGCTCTGGCTCGTCGTGGGCTTCTCGCTCATGGGCATGACCTTCGGCCCCATGGGAGCGCTCCTGCCCGAGCTGTTCCCGACGAACGTGCGCTACACGGGCTCGGGCATCTCGTACAACGTGTCGTCGATCCTCGGCGCGGCCGTCGCCCCGTTCATCGCGGTGGCGCTCTGGGGCGCCGGTGGCGGCAGCCCGTTCTGGGTCGGCATCTACCTCTCGGTCATGGCCGTGCTCACGCTCATCGCCCTGCTCGTCTCGAAGGAGACGAAGGACGTCGACATGGACGCCTGA
- the fdxA gene encoding ferredoxin: MTYIIALPCVDVKDRACIDECPVDCIYEGERSLYIHPDECVDCGACEPVCPVEAIYYEDDLPDVWADYYKANVEFFDEIGSPGGAAKTGVLDFDHPLIAALPPQAAHA, from the coding sequence GTGACCTACATCATCGCGCTGCCCTGCGTCGACGTCAAGGACCGGGCGTGCATCGACGAGTGCCCGGTCGATTGCATCTACGAGGGTGAGCGCTCGCTCTACATCCACCCCGACGAGTGCGTCGACTGCGGTGCGTGCGAGCCGGTCTGCCCCGTCGAGGCCATCTACTACGAAGACGACCTGCCCGACGTCTGGGCCGACTACTACAAGGCCAATGTCGAGTTCTTCGATGAGATCGGCTCGCCCGGCGGTGCCGCGAAGACGGGGGTGCTCGACTTCGACCACCCGCTCATCGCGGCGCTGCCGCCCCAGGCGGCGCACGCCTGA
- a CDS encoding FAD-dependent oxidoreductase produces MTLSLRVAIVGAGPAGIYAGNILSRQVAEIGGEVAIDLFESLPAPYGLIRYGVAPDHPRIKGIVNSLHEMLDAGTIRLIGNVEVGRDITVDELRERYDAVVFATGALRDAPLDIPGIELPGSFGAADVVAWYDGHPDVPREWPLEAESIAVIGNGNVALDVARVLAKHPRDLLTTDVPANVVEGLEASPVTDVHVFGRRGPGHVKFTPIELRELGEVPDVDVIVYDDDFERAANDPHAEALFASNNQVKVMTRTLNGWRKPADHEYTASRRLHLHFLHAPVEVLGDGRVEGVRFERTRPVGDGSVEGTGEFVDVPVQAVYRAVGYASSPVAGVPFDERAAVIPNEGGRVTDAAGAAIPGVYATGWIKRGPVGLIGHTKGDALETVTNLLADAAAGSLPEPIVDSAEGDEVFELLEARGIRFTTWAGWLELDAHERGLGEAWEPAVAAHAGIVRERVKVVARDEQVEISRDGALALS; encoded by the coding sequence ATGACCCTCTCCCTCCGCGTCGCGATCGTCGGCGCCGGCCCCGCCGGCATCTACGCCGGCAACATCCTGAGCCGCCAGGTCGCCGAGATCGGCGGCGAGGTCGCGATCGACCTGTTCGAGTCGCTCCCCGCGCCCTACGGGCTCATCCGCTACGGCGTCGCGCCCGATCACCCGCGCATCAAGGGCATCGTGAACTCGCTGCACGAGATGCTCGACGCCGGCACGATCCGGCTCATCGGCAACGTCGAGGTCGGCCGCGACATCACGGTCGACGAGCTGCGCGAACGCTACGACGCCGTGGTCTTCGCGACCGGAGCCCTGCGCGACGCCCCGCTCGACATCCCCGGCATCGAGCTGCCCGGCTCCTTCGGCGCCGCCGACGTCGTCGCCTGGTACGACGGCCACCCCGACGTGCCGCGCGAGTGGCCGCTCGAGGCCGAGTCGATCGCCGTCATCGGCAACGGCAACGTCGCCCTCGACGTCGCCCGCGTGCTCGCGAAGCACCCGAGGGACCTGCTGACGACGGACGTGCCCGCCAACGTCGTCGAAGGCCTCGAAGCCTCGCCGGTGACCGACGTGCACGTCTTCGGCCGTCGCGGCCCCGGCCACGTGAAGTTCACGCCGATCGAGCTGCGCGAGCTCGGCGAGGTGCCCGACGTCGACGTGATCGTCTACGACGACGACTTCGAGCGAGCGGCGAACGACCCGCACGCCGAGGCGCTGTTCGCATCGAACAACCAGGTCAAGGTCATGACCCGCACGCTCAACGGGTGGCGGAAGCCCGCCGATCACGAGTACACGGCGTCGCGCCGACTGCACCTGCACTTCCTGCACGCACCGGTCGAGGTGCTCGGCGACGGGCGCGTCGAGGGCGTGCGCTTCGAGCGCACGCGCCCCGTCGGCGACGGTTCGGTCGAGGGCACCGGCGAGTTCGTCGACGTGCCCGTGCAGGCGGTCTACCGCGCCGTCGGCTACGCGAGTTCGCCGGTCGCCGGCGTGCCGTTCGACGAGCGCGCAGCGGTGATCCCGAACGAGGGCGGCCGGGTCACGGATGCCGCGGGCGCAGCGATCCCGGGCGTCTACGCCACCGGGTGGATCAAGCGCGGCCCCGTCGGCCTCATCGGCCACACGAAGGGCGACGCGCTCGAGACCGTCACGAACCTGCTGGCGGATGCCGCGGCGGGCTCGCTGCCCGAGCCGATCGTCGACTCGGCGGAGGGCGACGAGGTGTTCGAGCTGCTCGAGGCGCGGGGCATCCGCTTCACCACCTGGGCCGGATGGCTGGAGCTCGACGCGCACGAGCGCGGCCTCGGCGAGGCGTGGGAGCCGGCCGTGGCCGCGCACGCCGGCATCGTGCGCGAGCGCGTGAAGGTCGTGGCCCGCGACGAGCAGGTGGAGATCTCGCGCGACGGCGCCCTGGCGCTCTCGTGA
- the cobA gene encoding uroporphyrinogen-III C-methyltransferase produces MTAAGRVALVGAGPGDAGLLTIRGLRALEAADVIVADRLGARGVLDGLAAEGIELRAEVVDVGKLPGHHAVPQDAINALLVTLARDGKRVVRLKGGDPFIFGRGGEELAFCRDHGIDVEVVPGITSAISVPAIAGIPLTHRGLATTFTVVTGHEQIKSLGGGRDHTVVLLMGIGTLANSAITLARGERGGDCPVAIIEDGYGPAQRVTVGTLDTIALQAARRGIRSPAVVVVGDVVTLSPYATSLLIEPVEISAPDLVSTSSTSRNRKATL; encoded by the coding sequence ATGACCGCCGCCGGTCGTGTCGCGCTCGTCGGCGCCGGCCCGGGCGATGCTGGACTCCTCACGATCCGCGGCCTCCGCGCGCTCGAGGCCGCCGACGTCATCGTCGCCGATCGCCTCGGGGCCCGCGGAGTGCTCGACGGGCTCGCCGCCGAGGGCATCGAGCTCCGTGCCGAGGTCGTCGACGTCGGCAAGCTCCCCGGTCACCACGCGGTGCCGCAGGACGCGATCAACGCGCTGCTCGTCACCTTGGCCCGCGACGGCAAGCGCGTCGTGCGGCTGAAGGGCGGCGACCCGTTCATCTTCGGCCGCGGCGGCGAGGAGCTCGCCTTCTGCCGCGACCACGGCATCGACGTCGAAGTCGTTCCGGGCATCACGAGCGCCATCTCGGTGCCCGCGATCGCCGGCATCCCGCTCACGCACCGCGGGCTCGCGACGACCTTCACCGTCGTCACCGGGCACGAGCAGATCAAGTCGCTCGGCGGGGGCCGCGACCACACGGTCGTGCTGCTCATGGGCATCGGCACGCTCGCGAACTCGGCGATCACCCTCGCCCGCGGCGAACGCGGCGGCGACTGCCCCGTCGCGATCATCGAAGACGGCTACGGGCCGGCCCAGCGCGTCACCGTTGGCACGCTCGACACCATCGCCCTGCAGGCGGCGCGCCGCGGCATCCGCTCGCCCGCGGTCGTCGTCGTCGGCGACGTCGTGACCCTGAGCCCGTACGCAACGTCCCTGTTGATTGAGCCTGTCGAAATCAGCGCTCCCGATCTGGTTTCGACGAGCTCAACCAGCAGAAACCGAAAGGCCACCCTCTGA
- a CDS encoding ABC transporter permease: MPHDENPTAGRVATQERIETLEADVESPSPGLDTRPPSSGATRPAADDLRSLEAGLDRLQTDPEHAPRAWQRFTTSVLPPILFVVALIAAWQLYVVIAQPRPDIVPGPLDVLAAMSQAWESGRLQTAVLTSLERGVVGFLIAVVIGTPLGLLLAEVKPLRRAVGPIISGLQVLPSVAWVPAAILWFGLTDATVYFVVLMGATPSIVNGLIAGVEQVPPQLRRVGTVLGAGRTRLATLVVLPAALPGYVAGLKQGWAFSWRSLMAAEIIAMGGTIGFGLGSMLQQSRELADIGGVLAAVLVILFIGILIELVFFAPLERRMLRRRGLLGGTR; encoded by the coding sequence ATGCCGCATGACGAGAACCCCACCGCCGGTCGAGTAGCGACGCAGGAGCGTATCGAGACCCTGGAAGCCGATGTCGAGAGCCCCTCACCGGGCCTCGATACGCGTCCTCCTTCGTCGGGCGCTACTCGACCAGCCGCTGACGACCTCAGAAGTCTCGAGGCGGGCCTCGACCGGCTGCAGACCGATCCCGAGCACGCACCGCGCGCCTGGCAGCGATTCACCACGAGCGTCCTGCCGCCGATCCTCTTCGTCGTAGCGCTCATCGCGGCCTGGCAGCTCTACGTCGTGATCGCGCAGCCGCGCCCCGACATCGTTCCCGGCCCGCTCGACGTGCTCGCCGCGATGTCTCAGGCATGGGAGTCGGGCCGCCTGCAGACCGCGGTGCTCACGAGCCTCGAGCGCGGCGTCGTCGGCTTCCTCATCGCGGTCGTGATCGGCACGCCACTCGGCCTGCTGCTGGCCGAGGTGAAGCCGCTGCGCCGGGCGGTCGGACCCATCATCTCGGGTCTGCAGGTGCTGCCGTCGGTGGCGTGGGTGCCCGCCGCGATCCTCTGGTTCGGACTGACGGACGCCACGGTCTACTTCGTGGTGCTCATGGGGGCCACGCCGTCGATCGTGAACGGCCTCATCGCGGGCGTCGAGCAGGTGCCGCCGCAGCTGCGCCGCGTGGGAACCGTGCTCGGCGCCGGACGCACGCGGCTCGCCACCCTCGTCGTGCTTCCCGCGGCGCTTCCCGGCTACGTCGCCGGCCTCAAGCAGGGCTGGGCGTTCTCATGGCGCTCGCTCATGGCCGCCGAGATCATCGCCATGGGCGGCACGATCGGCTTCGGCCTCGGCTCGATGCTGCAGCAGAGCCGAGAGCTCGCCGACATCGGCGGTGTGCTGGCGGCGGTGCTCGTGATCCTCTTCATCGGCATCCTCATCGAACTCGTCTTCTTCGCCCCGCTCGAGCGCCGGATGCTGCGTCGCCGCGGACTCCTGGGAGGCACCCGATGA
- a CDS encoding ABC transporter ATP-binding protein, which translates to MSGQTAIRIEQLGKRFGAGPLVLDDVNLNVSAGEFVCLLGASGCGKSTLLNLIAGLDRPTTGTIDVPAEGAAVMFQESALMPWLTARQNVELALRLRGVARSARRGEALELLDTVNLADAAEKRPHELSGGMRQRVALARALAQDRPVLLMDEPFAALDAITRDLLHEELERVWRRTGRTIVFVTHNVREAARLGQRVVLLSSRPGRVAGEWRIAETSGRRIESPEVAALSIEITEQLRKEIRRNAA; encoded by the coding sequence ATGAGCGGGCAGACGGCCATCCGCATCGAGCAGCTCGGCAAGCGCTTCGGCGCGGGCCCGCTCGTGCTCGACGACGTGAACCTGAACGTCTCGGCCGGAGAGTTCGTCTGCCTGCTCGGCGCATCCGGTTGCGGCAAGTCGACGCTGCTGAACCTCATCGCCGGCCTCGACCGCCCGACGACGGGCACCATCGACGTGCCCGCCGAGGGCGCGGCCGTGATGTTCCAGGAGTCGGCGCTCATGCCGTGGCTCACCGCCCGCCAGAACGTCGAGCTCGCGCTGCGACTGCGTGGCGTCGCGCGGTCGGCTCGGCGAGGCGAGGCACTGGAGCTCCTCGACACGGTCAACCTCGCGGATGCCGCGGAGAAGCGACCCCACGAACTCTCGGGCGGCATGCGGCAGCGCGTCGCGCTCGCCCGTGCTCTCGCGCAGGACCGGCCCGTGCTCCTCATGGACGAGCCGTTCGCCGCCCTCGACGCCATCACCCGCGACCTCCTCCACGAGGAGCTCGAGCGCGTCTGGCGTCGCACCGGTCGCACCATCGTCTTCGTCACACACAATGTCCGCGAAGCTGCTCGGCTCGGGCAACGGGTCGTCCTCCTGTCGTCCCGGCCCGGCCGAGTCGCGGGCGAGTGGCGCATCGCCGAGACATCCGGCCGCCGCATCGAGTCTCCCGAAGTCGCGGCGCTCTCGATCGAGATCACGGAACAGCTCCGGAAGGAGATCCGCCGAAATGCCGCATGA
- a CDS encoding ABC transporter substrate-binding protein, protein MTATSRVRSRLGLVAGMMLAAAIVTTAVLALSGCAPQAAAGPDAEASATTEPAAELRLGYFANVTHAPALVGLEEGLFGDALGDTELTTQVFNAGPAAIEALSAGAIDATYIGPNPSINTFIQSGGQSAHIVAGAATGGAALVVRDGIDSPADLEGTTLATPQLGNTQDVALRSWLASEGYETDTTGGGDVHITPTENAQTLTLFQQGGIDGAWLPEPWVSRLIVDAGAHVLVDEADLWEDGAFPTTVLLVRAEFLDEHPETVEALLEGHVASVAWLEDHAAEAPTVINAALEAETGKPLADEVITRALEYVTFSVDPHAETFETLVANGLEAGTQKDGSIDGLFDLRLLNGLLESDGGEPVSAGGLGEE, encoded by the coding sequence ATGACCGCAACATCACGCGTCCGTTCCCGCCTCGGCCTGGTCGCGGGCATGATGCTCGCCGCGGCGATCGTCACGACCGCCGTGCTCGCCCTGAGCGGCTGCGCGCCGCAGGCCGCCGCCGGACCGGACGCCGAGGCATCCGCTACCACGGAGCCCGCGGCGGAGCTGCGACTCGGGTACTTCGCGAACGTCACCCACGCGCCCGCGCTCGTGGGATTGGAGGAGGGCCTCTTCGGCGATGCCCTCGGCGACACGGAGCTCACGACGCAGGTCTTCAACGCCGGCCCGGCCGCGATCGAGGCACTCTCGGCCGGCGCCATCGACGCGACCTACATCGGGCCGAACCCGTCGATCAACACGTTCATCCAGTCGGGAGGGCAGTCGGCGCACATCGTCGCCGGTGCCGCCACGGGCGGAGCGGCGCTCGTCGTCCGCGACGGCATCGACTCGCCGGCCGACCTCGAGGGCACGACCCTCGCGACGCCGCAGCTCGGCAACACGCAGGACGTGGCGCTGCGCTCGTGGCTCGCGAGCGAGGGGTACGAGACCGACACGACGGGCGGCGGCGACGTGCACATCACGCCGACCGAGAACGCGCAGACGCTCACGCTCTTCCAGCAGGGCGGGATCGACGGCGCCTGGCTGCCCGAACCGTGGGTCTCGCGCCTGATCGTCGACGCCGGCGCGCACGTGCTCGTCGACGAGGCCGACCTCTGGGAGGACGGCGCGTTCCCGACGACCGTGCTGCTCGTGCGCGCCGAGTTCCTCGACGAGCACCCCGAGACGGTGGAAGCGCTGCTCGAGGGCCACGTGGCATCCGTCGCCTGGCTGGAAGACCACGCGGCCGAGGCGCCGACCGTCATCAACGCGGCACTCGAGGCCGAGACGGGCAAGCCGCTCGCCGACGAGGTCATCACCCGGGCGCTCGAGTACGTGACCTTCTCGGTCGACCCGCACGCCGAGACCTTCGAGACCCTCGTCGCGAACGGCCTCGAGGCGGGCACGCAGAAGGACGGCTCGATCGACGGCCTGTTCGACCTGCGGCTCCTGAACGGGCTGCTCGAATCCGACGGCGGCGAACCGGTCTCGGCCGGCGGCCTCGGCGAGGAGTAG
- a CDS encoding sulfate adenylyltransferase subunit 1, translating into MSDALFRFATAGSVDDGKSTLVGRLLHDSKAILADQLESVARTSAERGFGGEPGAIDFALLTDGLRAEREQGITIDVAYRYFSTGRRSFILADCPGHVQYTRNMVTGATTADAVVVLVDARNGVLEQTRRHLAVVALLRVPHVIIAVNKIDLLGYSEAAYTAVADEVSALAIDLGLPAAHVIPVSALAGDNVVDRSPNTPWYDGPSLIELLEALPSLDELETELEALRMPVQLVIRPQGAVAHDVDDPERFRDYRAFAGRIASGTVRVGDRVQVFPGGATTTVTGIDAGPRELDAASAPQSVSLRLADQLDAARGAVVVGAGALPEPRRELDAAVFWLGAAPLRPGARVLVKSGTTTVQALVPEIVGRRDLDSLELEPADLLEINDIGQVRVRLSADLPVEEYAAHRRAGAFLVIDPQSGATLAAGIVTAPVTPTTGHAGSTTRTTTDTEGVAA; encoded by the coding sequence ATGAGCGACGCACTGTTCCGCTTCGCGACCGCCGGCTCGGTCGACGACGGCAAGTCGACGCTGGTCGGCCGCCTGCTGCACGACTCGAAGGCGATCCTCGCCGACCAGCTCGAGTCGGTCGCCCGCACCTCCGCCGAGCGCGGCTTCGGCGGCGAGCCCGGCGCGATCGACTTCGCGCTGCTCACCGACGGACTCCGGGCCGAGCGCGAGCAGGGCATCACGATCGATGTGGCCTACCGCTACTTCTCGACCGGCCGCCGCTCGTTCATCCTCGCCGACTGCCCCGGCCACGTGCAGTACACGCGCAACATGGTGACGGGCGCCACCACCGCCGACGCCGTCGTCGTGCTCGTCGACGCCCGCAACGGCGTGCTCGAGCAGACCCGGCGACACCTCGCCGTCGTCGCGCTGCTGCGCGTGCCGCACGTGATCATCGCCGTCAACAAGATCGACCTGCTCGGATACTCCGAGGCCGCGTACACCGCCGTCGCCGACGAGGTCTCCGCGCTCGCCATCGACCTCGGCCTGCCCGCGGCCCATGTCATCCCGGTCTCGGCGCTCGCCGGTGACAACGTCGTCGACCGCTCGCCGAACACGCCCTGGTACGACGGCCCCAGCCTGATCGAGCTGCTCGAGGCGCTGCCCTCGCTCGACGAGCTCGAGACCGAGCTCGAGGCGCTGCGGATGCCGGTGCAGCTCGTCATCCGTCCGCAGGGCGCCGTGGCGCACGACGTCGACGACCCGGAGCGCTTCCGCGACTACCGGGCGTTCGCCGGCCGCATCGCGTCGGGCACCGTGCGCGTCGGCGACCGGGTGCAGGTGTTCCCCGGGGGTGCGACGACCACGGTCACGGGCATCGACGCCGGGCCGCGCGAACTCGACGCGGCATCCGCACCGCAGTCGGTCTCGCTGCGCCTCGCCGACCAGCTCGATGCGGCACGCGGCGCGGTCGTGGTGGGCGCCGGTGCGCTGCCCGAACCGCGTCGCGAACTCGACGCCGCGGTCTTCTGGCTCGGCGCCGCGCCGCTCCGCCCCGGCGCGCGCGTGCTCGTGAAGTCGGGCACGACGACCGTGCAGGCGCTCGTGCCCGAGATCGTCGGACGCCGCGACCTCGACTCGCTCGAGCTCGAGCCGGCCGACCTGCTCGAGATCAACGACATCGGCCAGGTGCGCGTGCGCCTCTCGGCCGACCTGCCCGTCGAGGAGTACGCCGCGCATCGCCGCGCCGGCGCGTTCCTCGTCATCGACCCGCAGTCGGGCGCCACGCTCGCCGCCGGGATCGTCACCGCCCCGGTGACACCCACCACCGGCCACGCCGGCAGCACCACCCGCACGACCACCGACACCGAAGGAGTAGCAGCATGA
- the cysD gene encoding sulfate adenylyltransferase subunit CysD yields MSAIDTIPVETGIDALDALESESIHIIREVVAEFERPVLLFSGGKDSVLVLHLAAKAFWPGKVPFPVLHVDTGHNFPEVIDFRDRTVERLGLRLEVASVQDYLDDGRLQERADGTRNPLQTQPLLDAIAAGRHDAVFGGARRDEDKARAKERILSLRDEFGQWDPRNQRPELWDLYNGRHTVGQHVRAFPISNWTELDVWRYIEREQIELPPLYYAHEREVYRRDGMWRAISDVSPAQAGETIEVRTVRYRTVGDMSCTGAVESDAASVADVVREVATSTLTERGATRADDRISEAAMEDRKKDGYF; encoded by the coding sequence ATGAGCGCCATCGACACGATCCCCGTCGAGACCGGCATCGACGCGCTCGACGCGCTCGAGTCCGAATCGATCCACATCATCCGCGAGGTCGTCGCCGAGTTCGAGCGGCCCGTGCTGCTCTTCTCGGGCGGCAAGGACTCCGTGCTCGTGCTGCACCTCGCGGCGAAGGCCTTCTGGCCGGGCAAGGTGCCGTTCCCGGTGCTGCACGTCGACACGGGCCACAACTTCCCCGAGGTCATCGACTTCCGCGACCGCACGGTCGAGCGCCTCGGTCTCCGCCTCGAGGTGGCCTCCGTGCAGGACTACCTCGACGACGGCAGGCTGCAGGAGCGGGCCGACGGCACGCGCAACCCGCTGCAGACGCAGCCGCTGCTCGATGCGATCGCAGCGGGCCGCCACGATGCCGTCTTCGGCGGGGCCCGTCGCGATGAGGACAAGGCGCGCGCCAAGGAGCGCATCCTGAGCCTCCGCGACGAGTTCGGGCAGTGGGACCCGCGCAACCAGCGCCCCGAGCTCTGGGACCTCTACAACGGCCGCCACACGGTCGGCCAGCACGTGCGGGCGTTCCCGATCTCGAACTGGACCGAGCTCGACGTGTGGCGCTACATCGAGCGCGAGCAGATCGAACTGCCGCCGCTCTACTACGCGCACGAGCGCGAGGTCTACCGCCGCGACGGCATGTGGCGTGCGATCTCCGACGTGTCCCCGGCGCAGGCCGGCGAGACGATCGAGGTGCGCACCGTGCGCTACCGCACGGTCGGCGACATGAGCTGCACGGGCGCGGTCGAGTCCGACGCGGCATCCGTCGCCGACGTGGTGCGCGAGGTCGCGACGTCGACGCTCACCGAGCGGGGCGCGACCCGGGCCGACGACCGCATCTCGGAGGCCGCCATGGAGGATCGCAAGAAGGACGGGTACTTCTGA
- a CDS encoding phosphoadenylyl-sulfate reductase gives MSVSLAPRATVLRTHGELRELAEAGNVELRSLAADEASAYEVIAWVARNFDADAAAVACSMADAVLPHVVAQSLPGVDVLFLDTGYHFAKTYETRDKVASALDVRVVDVLPELTVAEQNAKFGLDLFARDAAECCAMRKVAPLHDALTGYELWFTGVRRDEAPTRTNTPLVTFDERNGLVKVNPLAAWSFDDLIDYSNAFGVPVNDLLTQGYPSIGCEPCTRQVAEGEAPRAGRWSGLDKTECGLHV, from the coding sequence ATGAGCGTCTCCCTGGCACCCCGCGCCACGGTACTGCGCACCCACGGCGAACTGCGCGAGCTGGCCGAGGCGGGCAACGTCGAACTCCGGAGCCTCGCCGCCGACGAGGCATCCGCCTACGAGGTCATCGCCTGGGTCGCGCGCAACTTCGATGCGGATGCCGCGGCCGTCGCCTGCTCGATGGCCGATGCCGTGCTCCCGCACGTGGTCGCCCAGTCGTTGCCCGGTGTCGACGTGCTCTTCCTCGACACCGGGTACCACTTCGCGAAGACCTACGAGACGCGCGACAAGGTCGCCTCGGCGCTCGACGTGCGCGTGGTCGACGTGCTGCCCGAACTCACCGTCGCCGAGCAGAACGCGAAGTTCGGGCTCGACCTGTTCGCCCGCGACGCCGCCGAATGCTGCGCGATGCGCAAGGTCGCACCCCTGCACGATGCGCTCACGGGCTACGAGCTGTGGTTCACGGGCGTGCGCCGCGACGAGGCGCCCACGCGAACGAACACCCCGCTCGTGACGTTCGACGAACGCAACGGGCTGGTCAAGGTCAACCCGCTCGCGGCGTGGAGCTTCGACGACCTGATCGACTACTCGAACGCCTTCGGTGTGCCCGTGAACGACCTGCTGACCCAGGGCTACCCGTCGATCGGCTGCGAACCGTGCACCCGGCAGGTCGCCGAGGGAGAGGCCCCCAGGGCCGGCCGCTGGTCGGGCCTCGACAAGACGGAATGCGGGTTGCACGTATGA